From Halodesulfovibrio aestuarii DSM 17919 = ATCC 29578, the proteins below share one genomic window:
- a CDS encoding ABC transporter permease yields MFAFIVRRVAQALIVMFVISIIGFGIKYSFGDPIREMVGINVSAAEREAYRDQLGLNDPVVVQWVRFVKQAVHGDLGRSFFYRKPATEVILKKAPATLELVIASALIIVILSVPIGIYAAVNPRSWLSRLFMGASIVGVSIPVFLTALLLIYVFAVELHWLPSYGRGPTAELFPGWESNFLSWKAFRHIILPSVALSSIMLPLFIRLIRAEMVEVLQTEYVKFAHAKGLNPTRVLMVHAFKNTLLPVITVGGVQLGIMIAYTILTETVFQWQGMGFMFIEAVERSDTALLVAYLVFVGVLFVIVNTVVDVIYGLVNPMVRVSGRK; encoded by the coding sequence ATGTTTGCTTTTATTGTTCGAAGAGTGGCACAGGCGTTAATCGTCATGTTTGTCATATCCATCATCGGATTCGGTATTAAATATTCGTTCGGTGATCCAATACGTGAAATGGTCGGCATTAACGTTTCCGCTGCAGAGCGTGAAGCGTACCGCGACCAACTAGGCTTGAATGACCCTGTCGTGGTTCAATGGGTGCGGTTTGTTAAACAAGCAGTACATGGCGACCTTGGCCGTTCCTTCTTTTATCGTAAGCCTGCAACTGAAGTAATTCTAAAAAAAGCTCCTGCAACATTGGAACTTGTTATCGCAAGTGCTTTAATTATTGTTATTCTCTCTGTGCCTATCGGCATTTACGCAGCGGTCAACCCTCGCTCATGGCTTTCCAGACTATTCATGGGAGCCAGTATCGTCGGGGTATCTATCCCCGTTTTCCTCACCGCGCTGCTGCTTATATACGTCTTTGCTGTAGAGCTTCATTGGCTTCCTTCCTATGGACGTGGTCCTACTGCAGAACTTTTCCCGGGCTGGGAAAGTAACTTTTTAAGCTGGAAGGCTTTTAGGCACATCATCCTTCCATCTGTAGCACTTTCGTCAATTATGCTTCCACTGTTCATCCGTCTCATCAGAGCAGAAATGGTTGAAGTCTTACAAACAGAGTACGTTAAATTTGCCCATGCAAAAGGTCTTAATCCGACCCGCGTTCTTATGGTGCACGCATTTAAAAACACCCTTCTTCCGGTTATTACCGTGGGTGGCGTACAGCTCGGCATTATGATTGCGTACACTATCCTCACTGAAACAGTATTCCAGTGGCAAGGTATGGGCTTCATGTTCATTGAAGCAGTAGAGCGTTCTGACACAGCTTTACTCGTAGCTTACCTTGTTTTTGTTGGTGTTCTTTTCGTAATTGTGAACACCGTTGTGGATGTTATTTACGGACTGGTTAACCCGATGGTCCGTGTTTCGGGGAGGAAGTAA
- a CDS encoding ABC transporter substrate-binding protein, translating into MKRLLTVLALAVVLAFAAAPASAKTLRLAVDADPVSLDPHVQLSGGMLQYSHLVFDPLVRWNQEMGFDPRLATKWERIDDKTMRFYLRKGVKFHSGNEFTAKDVAWTLDRLKGSIDYKGLFEVFEPAVVVDDYTLDLKTKVPYPLLLNMATYIFPMDSKFYSGKDENGQDKGVIGKTSPAFANTHASGTGPFTVAEREQGVKMVLKANPNYWGPHGNVDEIDMRPIKNEATRVASILSGDVDFIMPVPPQDYDRLDAAENVDLITMPGTRVITFQLNQKRNKALANPKVRQAIVYATNNAGIVKKILKGRGTAASQQGPKGYQGYAADLKPRYDLKKAKALMVEAGYPDGFEATMIAPNNRYVKDEQIAQAFVSMMARIGIKVNLKTMPKAQYWDQYDARAADIQMIGWHSDTEDSANFSEYLAVCPNKETGAGQYNSGEYCNPKVDELVALANSETDLTKRRAQLQEIERILYNDAAFVPLHWQDLSWAGAKNLENAQKIVNVMNFPYFGDLVMK; encoded by the coding sequence ATGAAACGTTTGTTAACAGTGCTTGCTCTTGCTGTTGTTTTAGCATTTGCTGCAGCTCCAGCTTCGGCTAAGACTTTGCGCTTAGCAGTTGATGCTGACCCTGTATCACTTGACCCGCATGTGCAGCTTTCAGGCGGCATGCTTCAGTACTCTCACTTAGTATTTGACCCACTCGTGCGCTGGAATCAGGAGATGGGCTTTGACCCACGTCTTGCTACCAAATGGGAACGCATTGACGACAAAACCATGCGTTTTTACCTCCGCAAGGGCGTAAAATTCCATTCTGGCAATGAATTTACTGCTAAAGACGTTGCTTGGACTCTTGACCGCCTCAAGGGATCCATCGACTACAAAGGACTCTTCGAAGTTTTTGAACCTGCTGTTGTAGTGGATGACTACACTTTAGACCTCAAAACAAAAGTTCCTTACCCACTGCTTCTTAACATGGCCACCTACATCTTCCCGATGGACTCCAAGTTCTACTCCGGCAAAGATGAAAATGGTCAGGATAAAGGCGTAATCGGTAAAACTAGTCCTGCATTTGCAAACACACACGCTTCCGGCACTGGGCCTTTCACCGTTGCAGAGCGCGAACAGGGTGTTAAGATGGTTCTCAAAGCCAATCCTAACTACTGGGGTCCTCACGGCAACGTTGACGAAATCGATATGCGTCCTATTAAGAACGAGGCTACCCGTGTTGCTTCAATTCTTTCCGGCGACGTAGATTTCATCATGCCAGTACCTCCACAGGACTACGACCGTCTTGACGCAGCTGAAAACGTTGACCTTATTACCATGCCTGGTACCCGCGTTATTACATTCCAGTTGAACCAGAAACGTAATAAAGCTCTTGCGAACCCTAAAGTTCGTCAGGCAATCGTATACGCTACCAACAACGCTGGTATCGTTAAAAAAATCCTTAAAGGTCGCGGAACAGCTGCTTCCCAGCAGGGCCCTAAAGGCTACCAGGGATACGCTGCAGATCTCAAACCTCGCTACGATCTCAAAAAAGCTAAAGCACTCATGGTAGAAGCCGGCTATCCTGACGGATTTGAAGCAACAATGATTGCTCCAAACAACCGTTACGTTAAAGATGAGCAGATTGCTCAGGCTTTCGTTTCCATGATGGCTCGTATCGGTATCAAAGTTAACCTCAAGACTATGCCTAAAGCACAGTACTGGGATCAGTATGACGCACGCGCAGCTGACATTCAGATGATTGGTTGGCACTCTGACACCGAAGACTCCGCTAACTTTTCTGAGTACCTCGCAGTTTGTCCTAACAAAGAAACTGGCGCTGGCCAGTACAACTCTGGCGAATACTGCAACCCTAAAGTTGATGAGCTTGTAGCTCTTGCCAACTCTGAGACTGACCTCACAAAACGTCGTGCTCAGCTTCAGGAAATCGAACGCATCCTCTACAATGACGCTGCATTCGTACCACTCCACTGGCAGGACCTTTCCTGGGCTGGGGCGAAAAACCTTGAAAACGCTCAGAAGATCGTAAACGTAATGAACTTCCCTTACTTTGGCGATCTTGTAATGAAATAA